The proteins below are encoded in one region of Hordeum vulgare subsp. vulgare chromosome 3H, MorexV3_pseudomolecules_assembly, whole genome shotgun sequence:
- the LOC123443217 gene encoding dual specificity protein phosphatase 1B-like isoform X3: MSVPEAGQSAGRDEQEMDDYEQHQTRVLMALMQGLCAARYRKADNTPCLVDQGLYLGSVGAALNNEALKSLNITHILVVARSLNPAFPAEFTYKKIEVLDSPDTDLGKHFSECFTFIDEGICTGGNVLVHCFAGRSRSVTVVLAYLMKKHQMNLQSAMSLVRSKRPQIAPNAGFMSQLVNFEKSLQVFW; the protein is encoded by the exons ATGTCGGTGCCGGAGGCGGGGCAATCGGCGGGGAGGGATGAGCAGGAGATGGACGATTACGAGCAGCACCAGACCAGAGTGCTCATGGCGCTGATGCAGGGCTTATGCGCTGCGAGGTACCGCAAGGCCGACAACACCCCCTGCCTCGTCGACCAG GGCCTCTACTTGGGTTCTGTTGGAGCAGCACTGAACAACGAGGCTCTGAAGAGCTTGAACATCACCCACATCTTGGTTGTTGCCAGATCACTGAATCCTGCCTTTCCAGCAGAATTTACGTACAAGAAGATCGAGG TACTTGACAGCCCAGACACTGATTTGGGAAAGCATTTCAGTGAATGCTTTACTTTCATAGATGAGGGTATCTGCACTGGTGGCAATGTGTTGGTTCACTGCTTTGCAGGTCGGTCGCGGAG TGTCACAGTTGTTCTTGCATATCTTATGAAGAAGCATCAGATGAACCTGCAAAGTGCCATGTCACTAGTTAGAAGCAAACGACCTCAAATAGCACCCAATGCGGGCTTTATGTCCCAGCTGGTGAACTTCGAGAAGTCTCTGCAAG TATTTTGGTGA
- the LOC123443217 gene encoding dual specificity protein phosphatase 1B-like isoform X2, translating into MSVPEAGQSAGRDEQEMDDYEQHQTRVLMALMQGLCAARYRKADNTPCLVDQGLYLGSVGAALNNEALKSLNITHILVVARSLNPAFPAEFTYKKIEVLDSPDTDLGKHFSECFTFIDEGICTGGNVLVHCFAGRSRSVTVVLAYLMKKHQMNLQSAMSLVRSKRPQIAPNAGFMSQLVNFEKSLQVEQGRRMLQSN; encoded by the exons ATGTCGGTGCCGGAGGCGGGGCAATCGGCGGGGAGGGATGAGCAGGAGATGGACGATTACGAGCAGCACCAGACCAGAGTGCTCATGGCGCTGATGCAGGGCTTATGCGCTGCGAGGTACCGCAAGGCCGACAACACCCCCTGCCTCGTCGACCAG GGCCTCTACTTGGGTTCTGTTGGAGCAGCACTGAACAACGAGGCTCTGAAGAGCTTGAACATCACCCACATCTTGGTTGTTGCCAGATCACTGAATCCTGCCTTTCCAGCAGAATTTACGTACAAGAAGATCGAGG TACTTGACAGCCCAGACACTGATTTGGGAAAGCATTTCAGTGAATGCTTTACTTTCATAGATGAGGGTATCTGCACTGGTGGCAATGTGTTGGTTCACTGCTTTGCAGGTCGGTCGCGGAG TGTCACAGTTGTTCTTGCATATCTTATGAAGAAGCATCAGATGAACCTGCAAAGTGCCATGTCACTAGTTAGAAGCAAACGACCTCAAATAGCACCCAATGCGGGCTTTATGTCCCAGCTGGTGAACTTCGAGAAGTCTCTGCAAG TGGAGCAGGGAAGAAGAATGTTGCAATCAAACTAA
- the LOC123443217 gene encoding dual specificity protein phosphatase 1B-like isoform X1: protein MSVPEAGQSAGRDEQEMDDYEQHQTRVLMALMQGLCAARYRKADNTPCLVDQGLYLGSVGAALNNEALKSLNITHILVVARSLNPAFPAEFTYKKIEVLDSPDTDLGKHFSECFTFIDEGICTGGNVLVHCFAGRSRSVTVVLAYLMKKHQMNLQSAMSLVRSKRPQIAPNAGFMSQLVNFEKSLQGLVLTRRNVLNPLESQGNCGKSLPICNSSHIASQAALNGVPNILSLYDCL, encoded by the exons ATGTCGGTGCCGGAGGCGGGGCAATCGGCGGGGAGGGATGAGCAGGAGATGGACGATTACGAGCAGCACCAGACCAGAGTGCTCATGGCGCTGATGCAGGGCTTATGCGCTGCGAGGTACCGCAAGGCCGACAACACCCCCTGCCTCGTCGACCAG GGCCTCTACTTGGGTTCTGTTGGAGCAGCACTGAACAACGAGGCTCTGAAGAGCTTGAACATCACCCACATCTTGGTTGTTGCCAGATCACTGAATCCTGCCTTTCCAGCAGAATTTACGTACAAGAAGATCGAGG TACTTGACAGCCCAGACACTGATTTGGGAAAGCATTTCAGTGAATGCTTTACTTTCATAGATGAGGGTATCTGCACTGGTGGCAATGTGTTGGTTCACTGCTTTGCAGGTCGGTCGCGGAG TGTCACAGTTGTTCTTGCATATCTTATGAAGAAGCATCAGATGAACCTGCAAAGTGCCATGTCACTAGTTAGAAGCAAACGACCTCAAATAGCACCCAATGCGGGCTTTATGTCCCAGCTGGTGAACTTCGAGAAGTCTCTGCAAG GGCTTGTTTTGACCAGAAGGAATGTACTAAATCCTTTGGAGTCCCAGGGAAACTGTGGCAAGTCCTTGCCAATATGTAATAGTTCCCACATAGCCAGCCAAGCAGCCCTTAATGGGGTTCCTAATATTTTGTCCCTGTATGATTGCTTATAG
- the LOC123443217 gene encoding dual specificity protein phosphatase 1-like isoform X4 — protein sequence MSVPEAGQSAGRDEQEMDDYEQHQTRVLMALMQGLCAARYRKADNTPCLVDQGLYLGSVGAALNNEALKSLNITHILVVARSLNPAFPAEFTYKKIEVLDSPDTDLGKHFSECFTFIDEGICTGGNVLVHCFAVSQLFLHIL from the exons ATGTCGGTGCCGGAGGCGGGGCAATCGGCGGGGAGGGATGAGCAGGAGATGGACGATTACGAGCAGCACCAGACCAGAGTGCTCATGGCGCTGATGCAGGGCTTATGCGCTGCGAGGTACCGCAAGGCCGACAACACCCCCTGCCTCGTCGACCAG GGCCTCTACTTGGGTTCTGTTGGAGCAGCACTGAACAACGAGGCTCTGAAGAGCTTGAACATCACCCACATCTTGGTTGTTGCCAGATCACTGAATCCTGCCTTTCCAGCAGAATTTACGTACAAGAAGATCGAGG TACTTGACAGCCCAGACACTGATTTGGGAAAGCATTTCAGTGAATGCTTTACTTTCATAGATGAGGGTATCTGCACTGGTGGCAATGTGTTGGTTCACTGCTTTGCAG TGTCACAGTTGTTCTTGCATATCTTATGA